Sequence from the Streptomyces sp. NBC_00358 genome:
CCGGGAGCGGCCCGGTCGGACCCGCCCCCCGAATCGTCTCCCACGGCCTGGTACACCAGCCAGCCGGCCAGCGCGCCCGGTACGAGCGCGGCGAGCGCGACGGTGAGCGGTCCGCGCCGGGAGCGGCGCGGCTGGGGCGGATCGAAGTCAGGGCCTACGTACGACACGTCAGCGACTCTAACCGGGCGCTCAGATCCCTGCTCCGGTTCGCCGCAGGACGCGCAGTGAGCCGTTCACCGCGATCTCGGTGAACGCGCCCGATTCCAGGGCCCTGAGGTAGACGCGGTAGGGGGCCTGCCCGGTGAACTCGTCGGCGGGGTCAGGGAACACGTCGTGGATGACGAGGAGGCCGCCCTCGGCGACGTGCGGGGCCCAGCCCTCGTAGTCGCCGCTCGCGTGCTCGTCGGTGTGGCCGCCGTCGACGAAGACGAGCCCGAGGGGCGTGCGCCAGAAGCCGGCGATCTGCGGCGAGCGGCCGACCAGCGCGACCACGTGGTCCTCCAGGCCCGCCCGGTGGAGCGCCCGGCGGAAGGTGGGGAGCGTGTCCATGAGACCGATCTCGGGGTCGACCGTCGACGGGTCGTGGTACTCCCAGCCCGGCTGCTGCTCCTCGCTGCCCCGGTGGTGGTCGACCGTGAGCGCGGTCACCCCGGCCTCGCGGGCCGCGTCGGCGAGCAGGATCGTGGAACGGCCGCAGTAGGTGCCGACCTCCAGGAGCGGCAGCCCGAGCCGTCCGGCCTCGACGGCGGCCTCGTACAGCGCGAGCCCCTCATCCCTCGGCATGAACCCCTTCGCGGCCTCGAAGGCGGCGAGGATCTCGGGCTTGGGTGCCGCGGGCATGGGGTCTCCTCCATCAAGGGCGAACGGCGGTTCGCGAACAGCGGTGTACGGACATCCGGCACGGACGACCGGCGCGGACGACCGGCACGAGCGGTGGGCGGCACCGACATCCGGCGCGGACCTCGGGTACGTGCGTCGGGCCCGTGCGTCCGGTGCGAACGAACCGGGTGGACAGGGCCCTGGCCCGCCCCATCGTGCACCAAACCCCCGCCGCGTGGGCGGCGGGGGTGTCGATGATCACTTCGCGGCGGGTCCGCGTGTCAGGCGGTGACCTCGGCGTTCTCGCCCGGCAGGGAGAGGTCGAGGGCGACCGGCCGGTCGTCCCCCTGGTGCGTCGCCGACGAGGCGAGCGGGCCGTGTCCGGCGGCCCGCGCGGCCAGCACGTACGCGCCCTGGGCCGGCACGGCGAGCGCGTAGCTGCCGTCCTCGGCGGAGTGGGTGGCGCCCGCCTGACGGCCGCGCCGGTCGATCAGGGTGACCTTGGCCCGGGGGACCGGGTCGCCGTCGGCGTTCAGGACCCGGCCGTGGAAACCGCCGAGCACCTCGTGCGCCCGCTCCACCGCGGCGTCCTCCTCGCTGCTGGCGCGCAGCTGGGTCCTGGTGGCCGGGGGGCGGCCCGGCAGGAACAGCGCCATGAGCAGGCCGACCGCGACCGCGCCGGTGGCGATCAGGAAGGACACGCGGAAGCCGTGCATGGTCGGCACCGCGACCCCGCCGACGTGGTTCGCCGTGTTGGCGAGCACCATGCCGATGACGGCGCTCGACACGGACGTACCGATGGAGCGCATGAGGGTGTTCAGGCCGTTGGCCGCGCCGGTCTCCGAGGCCGGGACGGAACCGACGATCAGCGCGGGCAGCGAGGAGTAGGCGAGGCCGATTCCCGCGCCCAGGACCACCGCGATGACCAGGGACTGCCAGGCGGCGTTCATCAGGCCGAGGCCCGCGCCGTAGCCGATGCCGATGATCACCATGCCGATGATCAGCGTGACCTTCGGGCCGTACTTCGCCGACAGACGGGCGTACACGGGCGCGGTGAACATCATCGTCAGGCCGAGCGGCGCGACGAGCAGCCCCGCCTTCACCATCGACTGGCCCAGGCCGTAGCCGGTGGACGTCGGCAGCTGGAGCAGCTGCGGCAGGACGAGGGAGACGACGTAGAAGGAGACGCCGACCATGATCGAGGCGAGGTTGGTGAAGAGGACCGCGGGGCGGGCCGTGGTGCGCAGGTCGACCAGCGGGGCCTTCAGACGCAGCTCCATCACGCCCCACAGCAGGAGCACGGCGACGGACGCGCCGAAGAGTCCGAGCGTGGTGGGCGCGGTCCAGCCCCAGTCGCTGCCCTTGGTGATCGGCAGCAGGAAGAGCACGAGCCCGACGGACAGGCCTATCGCGCCGAGCACGTCGAAGGTGCCCTCGGCGCGCATCGGGGACTCCGGCACGACGAGGAGGGTGAGGACGATGGAGAGGACACCGAGGCCGGCGGCGCCGTAGAAGAGGGCGTGCCAGTTCGTGTGCTGCGCGACGAGGGCCGCGGCGGGCAGCGCGAGTCCGCCGCCGACTCCGATGGAGGAGCTCATCAGGGCCATCGCCGAGCCGAGCTTCTCGCGGGGCAGCATGTCGCGCATCAGGCCGATGCCCAGCGGGATCGCGCCCATCGCGAAGCCCTGGAGCGAACGGCCCACGATCATCGGCACCAGGGCGCTGGTCAGCGCGCTGATCAGGGCGCCGACGACCATCACGGCCAGGCTGGTGAGCAGCATGCGCCGCTTGCCGAAGAGGTCACCGAGACGGCCCATGATCGGCGTGGCCACGGCGCCCGAGAGCAGGGTCGAGGTCAGGACCCAGGTGGCATTGCTGGGCGAGGTCCCCAGCAGCGTCGGCAGGTCCTTGATGACCGGGACGAGCAGGGTCTGCATCACCGCGACCACGATGCCCGCGAAGGCGAGCACGGGCACGGTCGCGCCGCTCGGCCTCCGTGCGGGCTGGCCGGTCGTCGTGTGCGTCATTACGGGGGGCCTCCAGGCCGTAAGAAAGGAGCTCTCGCGAGAGAGAAGTGAGGGGGTGATCCGTGCGGATGCGGGGACGGTCGGTCGGGTGATCCATGGGGACACGGAGACGTCGGTCGGGTGATCCGCGCGGGATACGTGCAGGGGGAACCCGGTGCGCCGGGGCAACTATTCCGATGCTTCGGCGTACTAACGAATTCTTGACCGATCCATGGGTATCTGACCTACCGTCAGAATGAAACGTGTTCTAGTCTGGCGCGGATCCACGCACCTTGGGCCTTTGGGGAGGCACGCATGGGCATCGCGATCACGCCGGAGCAGCGGGAGCTGGCCGAGGCCGTACGCGGCTGGATCGCTCGCGCGGTGCCGCCCGAGGAGGTCCGCAAACTCCTCGACGCCCCGGGCAGCGGCAGACCGCCGTTCTGGGACGCGCTCGCCGCCCAGGGGCTCCTCGCCGTCCATCTTCCCGAGGCGTACGGCGGGGGAGGCGGCGACCTCGTCGACCTCGCCGTCGTCGTGGAGGAGGCCGCGCGGGCCGCGCTGCCGGGACCGTTCCTCGCGAGCGTCCTGGCGTCGGCGGTGCTGCGGGCGGCCGACGCGGACCCCGCTCGGGCCGGGGGGACGGCTGGCGCCGCCGATGCCGGAGGGATCGCCGATCTCGTACGGGCCCTGGGGTGCGGGGAGCGCATCGGCGCCGTCGCGTTCGGCGCCGGCTCCCTGACCGCCCGAACGGTGGACGGCGGATACGTGCTCGACGGGACGGCGCCGCCCGTGCTGTCCGGCGCGGACGCGGACGTGCTGGTGCTGGCGGCGGTCCGGTGCGACGGGCACGGCGGGGGCACGGAGCCGGGCGGGGCGGTGGCGTCCGGCCCCGCCACGCAGGCGGGCCGAGGGGCTGTGACCGACGCCACCCTCTGGCTGGCCGTGGACGCCGCCGACCTCGTCGTCCGGCCGCACGAGAGCGCCGATCCGACGCGGGCGACCGCGGAGGTCCGGGCGGACGAGGTGCGGGTCACCGCGGACCGCGTCCTCGCGGTGGACCCGTCGCAGGTCCGCGATCTCGCCGCCGTCGTCCTCGCCGCGGACGCCTGCGGCACCGCGTCCTGGGCGCTGGACACCGCCGCCGGGCACGCGAAGGTCCGCGAGCAGTTCGGCCGGCCCATCGGGCACTTCCAGGGCGTGAAGCACCTGTGCGCCGACATGCTGGTACGGCTGGAACAGGCGCGCGCGCTCACCTGGGACGCGGCCCGCGCCGAACAGGAACCTTCCGGCGTACGGGAGTTGGTGGCCTCCCTCGCGGCCGGTACCGCCCTCGACGCCGCCTGCTCCTGCGCCAAGGACTGCGTCCAGATCCTCGGCGGCATCGGGTTCACCTGGGAGCACGACGCCCATCTCTATCTCCGACGGGCCCTGGTCGCACGGCAGTTGCTCGGGGCCGGGAGCGGGCACCTGCGACGGGCCGCCCGGCTCGCGCGGGACGGGGTACGGCGGGAACTGCGGCTGGAGCTGCCGCCCGCGGCGGACGGGTACCGGACCGAGGTCCGGCAGGTGATCGACCGGGCGCGCGGACTCGGTCCGGCCGCCGCCCGCCGGTCGCTGGCCCCCACCGGGTACGCCGCCCCGCATCTGCCCCCGCCCTACGGACTCGGTGCGGGACCCGTCCAACAACTCGCCGTGCAGCAGGAGTTGGCGGCGGCAGGGGTGCGGATCAGTGACCTGGGCATCGCCACCTGGGTCGTACCGTCCCTCATCGCGTACGGGACCGGCCCCCAGCAGGAGCGCTATCTGCTGCCCACCCTGCGCGGCGACCTGCTGTGGTGCCAGCTCTTCTCGGAGCCGGGCGCCGGGTCCGACCTCGCCTCGCTGCGGACCCGCGCCGAGCGCACGGCCGACGGGCGGTGGCGGATCAGCGGGCAGAAGGTGTGGACGAGCGCGGCACAGTGGGCCGACCACGGAATCCTCCTCGCCCGGACGAACCCGGAGGCGCCCAAGCACAAGGGGCTCACCTACTTCCTCGTCGACATGAAGAACACGGACGGCATCGACATCCGTCCCCTGAAGGAGATCACCGGGGACTCCCTCTTCAACGAGGTCTGGTTCGACGACGCGCTGCTGCCGGCGGACGCGGTCGTCGGCGAGGTCGACGACGGCTGGCGGGTCGCCCGCAACACCCTCGGCAACGAACGCGTCCACATGGCGGACCAGTTGACCTTCGACACCGGCCTGGAGGCGCTGATCCCGGCCGCCACCGACGACGCCCGGCTGGGAGCCCTGCTCGCCGAGGCGCACGCCCTGGCCTGCATCACGCTGCGCACCACCCTGCGCCAGGTCTCCGGCGTGGAACCGGGCGCCGGCGCCTCGGTCCGGAAACTGGTGCAGACCGCGCACCAGCAGAAGGTCGCCGAACTCGGACTCGAACTCCTCGGCCCCGACGGCGCCTTGTGCGAAGGACCGGGCGAACGGGCCGTGCACGGATTCCTGCTCTCCCGCTGCCTGACCATCGCGGGCGGCACCACCCAGGTCCAGCTCAACGTCGTCGCCGAGCGCATCCTCGGCCTGCCGCGAGACTAGGAGCGCGCCA
This genomic interval carries:
- a CDS encoding class I SAM-dependent methyltransferase translates to MPAAPKPEILAAFEAAKGFMPRDEGLALYEAAVEAGRLGLPLLEVGTYCGRSTILLADAAREAGVTALTVDHHRGSEEQQPGWEYHDPSTVDPEIGLMDTLPTFRRALHRAGLEDHVVALVGRSPQIAGFWRTPLGLVFVDGGHTDEHASGDYEGWAPHVAEGGLLVIHDVFPDPADEFTGQAPYRVYLRALESGAFTEIAVNGSLRVLRRTGAGI
- a CDS encoding MFS transporter, whose amino-acid sequence is MTHTTTGQPARRPSGATVPVLAFAGIVVAVMQTLLVPVIKDLPTLLGTSPSNATWVLTSTLLSGAVATPIMGRLGDLFGKRRMLLTSLAVMVVGALISALTSALVPMIVGRSLQGFAMGAIPLGIGLMRDMLPREKLGSAMALMSSSIGVGGGLALPAAALVAQHTNWHALFYGAAGLGVLSIVLTLLVVPESPMRAEGTFDVLGAIGLSVGLVLFLLPITKGSDWGWTAPTTLGLFGASVAVLLLWGVMELRLKAPLVDLRTTARPAVLFTNLASIMVGVSFYVVSLVLPQLLQLPTSTGYGLGQSMVKAGLLVAPLGLTMMFTAPVYARLSAKYGPKVTLIIGMVIIGIGYGAGLGLMNAAWQSLVIAVVLGAGIGLAYSSLPALIVGSVPASETGAANGLNTLMRSIGTSVSSAVIGMVLANTANHVGGVAVPTMHGFRVSFLIATGAVAVGLLMALFLPGRPPATRTQLRASSEEDAAVERAHEVLGGFHGRVLNADGDPVPRAKVTLIDRRGRQAGATHSAEDGSYALAVPAQGAYVLAARAAGHGPLASSATHQGDDRPVALDLSLPGENAEVTA
- a CDS encoding acyl-CoA dehydrogenase, with the protein product MGIAITPEQRELAEAVRGWIARAVPPEEVRKLLDAPGSGRPPFWDALAAQGLLAVHLPEAYGGGGGDLVDLAVVVEEAARAALPGPFLASVLASAVLRAADADPARAGGTAGAADAGGIADLVRALGCGERIGAVAFGAGSLTARTVDGGYVLDGTAPPVLSGADADVLVLAAVRCDGHGGGTEPGGAVASGPATQAGRGAVTDATLWLAVDAADLVVRPHESADPTRATAEVRADEVRVTADRVLAVDPSQVRDLAAVVLAADACGTASWALDTAAGHAKVREQFGRPIGHFQGVKHLCADMLVRLEQARALTWDAARAEQEPSGVRELVASLAAGTALDAACSCAKDCVQILGGIGFTWEHDAHLYLRRALVARQLLGAGSGHLRRAARLARDGVRRELRLELPPAADGYRTEVRQVIDRARGLGPAAARRSLAPTGYAAPHLPPPYGLGAGPVQQLAVQQELAAAGVRISDLGIATWVVPSLIAYGTGPQQERYLLPTLRGDLLWCQLFSEPGAGSDLASLRTRAERTADGRWRISGQKVWTSAAQWADHGILLARTNPEAPKHKGLTYFLVDMKNTDGIDIRPLKEITGDSLFNEVWFDDALLPADAVVGEVDDGWRVARNTLGNERVHMADQLTFDTGLEALIPAATDDARLGALLAEAHALACITLRTTLRQVSGVEPGAGASVRKLVQTAHQQKVAELGLELLGPDGALCEGPGERAVHGFLLSRCLTIAGGTTQVQLNVVAERILGLPRD